A part of Streptomyces sp. DSM 40750 genomic DNA contains:
- a CDS encoding SMI1/KNR4 family protein, which translates to MNALDALVRLCPPPANPLPAVDWAQAERALGAALPADYKQLVETYGDGVFDETIWLLVPGSAYDKCNLHAQTTERDGVLAGLWEVGEEKPAGLLEAGARILPWAFEGLTGAFLYWLVRPGQQPDEWTVLYNEGQGPLWEPHDMGCLAFLLEVLTGTAETEYFGYLYEVLQPTEHRFATADQILGTSGQ; encoded by the coding sequence ATGAACGCCCTCGATGCCCTCGTCCGCCTCTGTCCGCCGCCCGCCAATCCTTTGCCCGCGGTGGACTGGGCGCAGGCCGAACGCGCCCTCGGTGCGGCTCTGCCCGCCGACTACAAGCAGCTCGTCGAGACATACGGCGACGGCGTCTTCGACGAGACGATCTGGCTGCTCGTCCCCGGCTCCGCCTACGACAAATGCAACCTGCACGCGCAGACGACAGAACGGGACGGGGTCCTGGCCGGACTGTGGGAGGTGGGCGAGGAGAAGCCCGCCGGCCTGCTGGAGGCGGGGGCGCGGATCCTGCCGTGGGCATTCGAGGGGCTCACGGGGGCGTTCCTTTACTGGCTGGTACGGCCCGGTCAGCAGCCCGACGAGTGGACCGTGCTCTACAACGAGGGGCAGGGCCCGCTGTGGGAGCCCCACGACATGGGGTGCCTCGCCTTCCTGCTGGAGGTGCTCACAGGAACAGCGGAAACGGAGTACTTCGGCTACCTCTACGAGGTGCTGCAGCCGACGGAGCACCGCTTCGCGACGGCCGACCAGATCCTCGGAACGTCCGGGCAGTGA
- a CDS encoding DUF4262 domain-containing protein has translation MRGGATGRRRRRRAIGFYRRPPFPVLQVAWPDVDGCFLWEEQAEEGHRASQPQLWLLPSEHPVGSGRLGGYCRVSTLSDLDD, from the coding sequence GTGCGGGGTGGCGCCACCGGCCGGAGGCGTCGACGCCGGGCCATTGGGTTCTATCGGCGGCCTCCTTTTCCCGTGTTGCAAGTTGCGTGGCCTGACGTGGATGGCTGCTTTCTTTGGGAGGAACAGGCTGAGGAGGGGCATCGGGCGTCACAGCCTCAGCTGTGGCTACTGCCGAGTGAGCACCCTGTCGGATCTGGACGACTGGGTGGCTACTGCCGAGTGAGCACCCTGTCGGATCTGGACGACTGA
- a CDS encoding fibronectin type III-like domain-contianing protein — MSNIDPIPAFPFGHGLSYTDFVIEGIEADEDGIPVDGKVTVRAVVSHTGPRAGTSVAQLYLTDPVASVTRPVRQLIGFTRVDLAAGETGGRGVRGPRGYGQLHRTGPPAARRARKDHPVLPAARGGRSAVEQGAPDVPRQAAGGLLHRAAADQERLQGRHQRLVAVVRVAGQDHGDRVGEARRPAGHAHDDSERPGGQVDRAGYDLAPLVSRAGRRDGGAHARVGDLREGRGAADAGHRRRRTPGRHGAARQARPVKPGHGP, encoded by the coding sequence GTGAGCAACATCGACCCCATACCCGCTTTCCCTTTCGGGCACGGGCTGTCGTACACCGACTTCGTCATCGAGGGGATAGAGGCGGACGAGGACGGCATCCCCGTCGACGGCAAGGTCACGGTCCGGGCGGTGGTCTCCCACACCGGTCCCAGGGCGGGCACTTCGGTGGCTCAGCTGTATCTCACCGACCCGGTCGCCTCGGTCACCCGCCCCGTCCGCCAGCTGATCGGTTTCACCCGTGTCGACCTCGCCGCCGGTGAGACCGGGGGTCGTGGAGTTCGCGGTCCACGCGGATATGGCCAGCTTCACCGGACGGGACCTCCGGCGGCGCGTCGAGCCCGGAAGGATCATCCTGTCCTACCAGCAGCACGCGGCGGACGATCCGCAGTGGAGCAAGGTGCCCCGGACGTTCCGCGACAAGCTGCCGGAGGGCTCCTACATCGCGCAGCTGCAGATCAAGAACGTCTCCAAGGACGACATCAACGGCTGGTCGCTGTCGTTCGAGTCGCCGGACAGGATCACGGCGACCGAGTCGGCGAAGCTCGACGCCCGGCAGGGCATGCGCACGACGATTCAGAACGACCCGGCGGACAAGTTGATCGAGCCGGGTACGACCTCGCCCCTCTGGTATCGCGCGCAGGACGGAGAGACGGCGGCGCACACGCCCGCGTGGGCGACCTTCGCGAAGGGCGGGGCGCGGCCGACGCAGGACACCGACGGCGACGGACTCCCGGACGACATGGAGCAGCGCGCCAAGCTCGACCCGTCAAGCCAGGACACGGACCGTGA
- a CDS encoding glycoside hydrolase family 3 C-terminal domain-containing protein has translation MVRIVPCGSDATCCGSGAQRGQGLSSGRPYAICRHVRRADATVQAFFPGDEGAAAIAGVLSGRIHPSGRLPVQIPGDLAGQPGTYLVPPLASGATA, from the coding sequence ATGGTCCGGATCGTGCCCTGCGGTTCCGACGCCACGTGTTGTGGATCAGGTGCCCAACGTGGGCAAGGACTGTCGTCGGGCCGCCCGTATGCCATCTGCCGACATGTGCGAAGGGCCGACGCGACCGTGCAGGCGTTCTTCCCCGGCGACGAAGGCGCGGCGGCGATCGCCGGTGTCCTGTCCGGGCGGATCCATCCTTCGGGACGCCTGCCCGTGCAGATCCCGGGCGACCTGGCCGGTCAGCCGGGAACCTACCTGGTGCCGCCGCTCGCCTCAGGAGCGACGGCGTGA
- a CDS encoding effector-associated constant component EACC1 — translation MKVTVSVSLEDADSAERQLRSLNEWLLADTACRRHARPALGPGAVAVPGAQGGLVEVLNLVLGTGFNAASLALAIASWRRSRPQRTTLVVERADGTRVTLTGGTDEDAGRLLAELERDQT, via the coding sequence GTGAAGGTCACGGTCAGCGTGAGTCTGGAAGATGCCGACAGCGCTGAGAGACAGCTGCGGTCCCTGAACGAGTGGCTGCTGGCCGACACAGCCTGCCGTCGCCACGCCCGCCCCGCACTGGGGCCCGGCGCCGTTGCGGTTCCGGGGGCGCAGGGCGGTCTCGTCGAAGTGCTGAATCTTGTGCTGGGTACCGGTTTCAACGCCGCTTCGCTGGCCCTGGCGATCGCCTCCTGGCGGCGCAGCCGACCCCAGCGGACGACGCTCGTCGTCGAACGCGCGGACGGCACCAGAGTCACTCTCACCGGAGGAACGGACGAGGATGCGGGGCGCCTGCTCGCCGAGTTGGAGCGGGATCAGACGTAA
- a CDS encoding caspase, EACC1-associated type → MHDLTYSASRAVLVGAGTFTTLDDLPAVRANIPGLKALLGDPVLHLSAESCTTLMDPASTREVSAAVRTAAQEATHTLLVYYAGHGLIDPGTGLLHLAVPDSDRDSVFDTAVPYEWIKRSIETSPAARRIVILDCCYSARAFGVQSESVAALAEIDGTYLIAAAAETAVALSPPGEPYTAFTAEFLDLLRSGVSSPAEFLDLDTVFDQLTRRLQAKDRPRPQSLCRNSLGSWPFARNNAYQPAPDGETAVLDVARALDATRTVSAAVLVAQIGELSEHRPATVAEMVQTALQHRAVSDLVPLLVALYRSGHQRHVEAALPALVAARTIEENTDLLEGLLGTSAEDGVVELLRLSAELKSAADTARLATALIRAGLREHTTVLLSVFAVTRGIDDVLAMTGLACGDELDGPLDDVMRTIAEHRPIADVITLFQDLYRAPHPLHALDLITSAARCRTATDTAEMITSLYRDGYERIAEDIFHTGIGDRGPEHTAELIAVLQVLRLTEAAALGRRLAVRAGTVADISQLITHLQAVGQHQHALAAALEAARLRSGAEFVEISRALEVFSNRQGLPALLDEAVRISSPDDVAHLIRVLDEEGLSDDAAQVFWDTVRDRPPGHAGRMLNHLHREGSRFTDEQTLRTLWRARTPIDIAFLARALDTGLPGKVGLVCDIDDRSVTDVAALIAALETLSVGILANRVLDAVVHDWDHHRQAHLVIALEERSLTGCAQRLEQGARGSRTFTEALAGLRSAQKETVWQALTFWWPRDGWHGRTGRTHRTPSPHDHALYIVKDDDTVYSIAVRYGVRWAAIVEANDLPIPFTLRPGQQLRIPFQNDGNRFVPPEFPRRLVPGRTHPSARELQAALKQAGYMPTWVVDSDHYGVATSQAVARFNSEHRLSQNPHGRSDPVISHRGWDLLHRIAHGKRSHAYGITDDLDVPPRQIWSGTPGDDDQDQLEVELEVGPEFEESSADADQLPETMWYPP, encoded by the coding sequence ATGCATGATCTGACGTATTCCGCGTCAAGAGCGGTACTGGTCGGGGCCGGCACGTTCACGACGCTGGACGATCTCCCGGCGGTGCGGGCGAACATACCCGGCCTGAAAGCGCTGCTGGGCGATCCCGTGCTGCATCTGAGTGCCGAGTCCTGCACGACACTGATGGATCCGGCCTCCACACGAGAGGTGTCCGCCGCTGTCCGAACGGCCGCGCAGGAGGCCACTCACACCCTCTTGGTCTATTACGCCGGCCACGGACTGATCGACCCGGGGACCGGCCTGCTGCATCTGGCCGTCCCCGACAGCGACCGTGATTCCGTCTTCGACACAGCAGTCCCCTACGAGTGGATCAAACGTTCGATCGAGACGAGTCCGGCCGCCCGCCGGATCGTGATACTCGACTGCTGTTACAGCGCGCGTGCCTTCGGTGTGCAGTCCGAGTCGGTCGCGGCGCTGGCGGAGATCGACGGCACCTACCTGATCGCGGCGGCGGCCGAGACCGCCGTGGCGCTCTCCCCGCCGGGCGAGCCCTACACGGCCTTCACCGCCGAATTCCTGGACCTGCTGCGCAGTGGCGTCTCTTCACCGGCGGAATTCCTGGATCTCGACACCGTGTTCGACCAACTCACCCGACGTCTGCAGGCCAAGGACCGCCCTCGACCACAGAGCCTGTGCCGCAACAGCCTGGGATCGTGGCCCTTCGCCCGTAACAACGCCTACCAGCCGGCTCCGGACGGCGAGACCGCGGTCCTGGACGTGGCCCGCGCCCTGGACGCCACCCGTACGGTCTCCGCAGCGGTGCTCGTCGCCCAGATCGGCGAATTGAGCGAGCACCGTCCCGCCACCGTGGCAGAGATGGTCCAGACGGCCCTGCAGCACCGCGCGGTCTCCGACCTCGTGCCGCTGCTCGTGGCTCTCTATCGGAGCGGGCATCAGCGCCACGTGGAGGCCGCCCTGCCCGCCCTCGTGGCCGCGCGCACCATCGAGGAGAACACCGACCTACTCGAGGGACTCCTCGGCACGTCGGCCGAGGACGGCGTGGTGGAACTACTGCGGCTGTCGGCCGAACTGAAGTCCGCCGCAGACACCGCGCGCCTGGCCACCGCCCTGATCCGCGCCGGTCTGCGTGAGCACACCACCGTGCTGCTCTCCGTGTTCGCCGTGACGCGCGGCATCGACGATGTCCTCGCCATGACCGGCCTGGCATGCGGAGACGAACTCGACGGCCCTCTCGATGACGTGATGCGCACTATCGCGGAACACCGACCCATCGCGGACGTCATCACTCTCTTCCAGGACCTCTACCGTGCCCCGCACCCTCTCCACGCGCTGGATCTGATCACTTCGGCGGCCCGGTGCCGCACGGCCACCGACACCGCCGAAATGATCACCTCGCTTTACCGGGACGGATACGAGCGGATCGCCGAGGACATCTTCCACACCGGGATCGGAGACCGCGGCCCCGAACACACCGCTGAACTCATCGCCGTCCTGCAAGTACTGCGTCTCACCGAAGCTGCCGCCCTCGGTCGCCGCCTCGCTGTCCGTGCTGGCACCGTCGCGGACATCAGCCAGCTCATCACCCACCTGCAGGCAGTGGGACAGCACCAGCACGCGCTGGCGGCTGCCCTGGAAGCCGCTAGGCTGCGCAGCGGTGCGGAGTTCGTCGAGATCAGCCGTGCGCTGGAGGTTTTCTCCAACCGCCAGGGGCTGCCCGCGCTTCTCGACGAAGCGGTGCGTATCTCCTCGCCCGACGACGTCGCCCACCTCATCAGGGTCCTGGACGAGGAAGGCCTGAGCGACGACGCCGCACAAGTCTTCTGGGACACCGTGCGAGACCGTCCGCCGGGCCACGCCGGCAGGATGCTCAACCACCTGCATAGGGAGGGTTCGCGGTTCACCGATGAACAAACCCTGCGGACACTGTGGCGCGCCCGGACACCGATCGACATAGCCTTCCTGGCCAGAGCGCTGGACACCGGCCTGCCAGGCAAAGTCGGTCTGGTGTGCGACATCGACGATCGCTCCGTAACCGATGTCGCGGCACTGATCGCCGCCCTGGAGACCCTGTCCGTCGGCATCCTGGCGAACCGAGTCCTCGACGCCGTGGTCCACGACTGGGACCACCACCGTCAGGCCCACCTGGTGATCGCGCTGGAAGAGCGCTCCCTGACCGGCTGCGCCCAGCGTCTTGAGCAGGGTGCCCGCGGTTCCAGAACCTTCACCGAGGCGCTGGCCGGCCTGCGCAGCGCGCAGAAGGAGACCGTCTGGCAGGCTTTGACATTCTGGTGGCCCAGAGACGGGTGGCACGGCAGAACCGGACGTACACACCGAACACCCTCACCCCACGACCACGCGCTGTACATCGTCAAGGACGACGACACGGTCTACAGCATCGCCGTGCGCTACGGCGTGCGCTGGGCCGCCATCGTCGAAGCCAACGACCTGCCCATCCCTTTTACCCTGCGACCGGGGCAACAGCTTCGTATTCCCTTCCAAAACGATGGAAACCGGTTCGTTCCCCCGGAGTTTCCCCGCCGACTCGTCCCCGGGCGCACGCATCCCAGTGCCCGGGAGCTTCAAGCAGCCCTTAAACAAGCCGGCTACATGCCCACCTGGGTGGTCGACAGCGACCACTACGGTGTCGCCACCAGCCAGGCCGTCGCCCGCTTCAACAGCGAGCACCGTCTGTCCCAGAACCCGCACGGCCGGTCTGATCCCGTAATCAGCCACAGAGGCTGGGATCTCCTGCACCGGATCGCCCACGGCAAACGCTCCCACGCGTACGGGATCACGGACGACCTGGACGTCCCGCCACGTCAGATCTGGTCCGGAACGCCCGGAGACGACGATCAGGACCAACTCGAAGTAGAACTCGAAGTTGGGCCGGAGTTCGAGGAGAGCTCCGCGGACGCCGACCAACTCCCCGAAACTATGTGGTATCCACCCTGA